A window of the Scandinavium goeteborgense genome harbors these coding sequences:
- the csgB gene encoding curli minor subunit CsgB: protein MNKKVYFLSLTLLAIPGLVAASGYDLASPEYNLVANGLNSNLANETAIVAQQGYGNGANTQQDGNHQIAVVSQRGNGNQSDVSQSGGYNLAYVDQAGSSNDADISQSGYGNTGIIIQRGSGNQASISQQQSVGTKTVIVQNSSQMAVRVLTR from the coding sequence ATGAACAAGAAAGTGTATTTTCTGTCGTTAACACTGCTGGCGATACCTGGATTAGTAGCTGCATCGGGTTATGATCTGGCAAGCCCAGAATATAATCTGGTCGCCAATGGGCTTAACTCTAATCTCGCTAATGAAACGGCAATTGTCGCTCAGCAAGGTTATGGGAATGGCGCGAATACTCAGCAGGATGGAAATCATCAAATAGCCGTTGTTTCTCAACGAGGTAATGGCAATCAGTCTGATGTTTCTCAATCCGGGGGGTACAATCTGGCCTACGTAGATCAGGCCGGAAGTAGTAATGATGCAGATATTAGCCAATCAGGCTATGGGAATACGGGCATTATTATCCAACGCGGTTCGGGTAATCAGGCCAGTATTTCACAGCAGCAGTCCGTAGGTACTAAAACAGTTATTGTGCAAAACTCGTCGCAAATGGCCGTTCGTGTATTAACACGTTAA
- a CDS encoding TorD/DmsD family molecular chaperone: protein MNEFSILCRVLGSLYYRQPQDPLLVPLFTLIRDGKLAASWPLEQDELLERLQKSCDMQQISADYNVLFVGDECSVSPYRSAWVEGATEAEVRSFLSSRGMPLSDTPADHIGTLLLAASWLEDNSADDESEAVDTLFTDYLLPWVGTFLGKVEAHATTPFWRTQSTMTREAISAMWDEIEESGEQ from the coding sequence ATGAACGAGTTTTCGATCCTCTGCCGCGTTCTGGGCTCATTGTACTATCGCCAGCCGCAGGACCCGCTGCTGGTCCCGCTGTTTACCCTCATTCGTGATGGCAAACTGGCGGCGAGCTGGCCGCTGGAGCAGGATGAGCTGCTGGAGCGCCTGCAAAAGAGCTGCGATATGCAGCAGATCTCCGCAGACTACAACGTCCTGTTTGTTGGCGACGAGTGCAGCGTTTCTCCGTACCGTAGCGCCTGGGTTGAAGGGGCTACCGAGGCCGAAGTGCGCAGCTTCCTGTCTTCACGCGGCATGCCGCTGAGTGACACGCCTGCCGACCATATCGGCACGCTGCTGCTGGCGGCGTCCTGGCTGGAAGACAACTCCGCAGACGATGAAAGTGAAGCAGTCGATACGCTGTTCACTGACTATCTGCTGCCGTGGGTCGGCACGTTCCTCGGGAAAGTCGAAGCGCACGCCACCACGCCATTCTGGCGCACGCAGTCGACCATGACTCGCGAAGCCATCTCCGCAATGTGGGATGAGATCGAAGAAAGCGGCGAACAGTAA
- the ymdB gene encoding O-acetyl-ADP-ribose deacetylase yields MNARIQILQADITTLDVDVIVNAANPSLLGGGGVDGAIHRAAGPALLEACKKVRQQQGECPAGHAVITEAGNLNAKAVIHAVGPVWHGGEQHEAALLEEAYRNSLQLAEANGYRTLAFPAISTGVYGYPKAAAAAIAFTTVDRWLASHVLPEQVTFVCFDEDSAHLYARLLSQQGN; encoded by the coding sequence ATGAACGCGCGGATCCAAATCCTTCAGGCCGATATCACTACCCTCGATGTCGACGTTATCGTCAACGCCGCCAATCCTTCGTTACTGGGCGGTGGGGGTGTGGACGGGGCCATTCATCGGGCTGCAGGCCCGGCATTACTGGAAGCGTGTAAAAAAGTGCGCCAGCAGCAAGGGGAGTGTCCCGCCGGGCACGCGGTCATCACCGAGGCCGGGAATCTGAATGCGAAAGCCGTTATCCACGCCGTCGGGCCGGTATGGCACGGGGGCGAGCAGCATGAAGCCGCATTGCTGGAAGAGGCTTACCGTAATAGCCTACAGCTGGCGGAAGCCAACGGTTATCGCACGCTGGCATTTCCTGCTATCAGTACCGGAGTTTACGGGTATCCTAAAGCCGCGGCGGCAGCGATTGCCTTTACCACCGTCGATCGCTGGCTTGCCAGTCATGTGTTACCTGAACAGGTAACTTTCGTTTGTTTTGATGAGGACAGTGCACATTTATATGCACGATTACTTAGCCAGCAGGGAAACTAA
- the csgD gene encoding biofilm master transcriptional regulator CsgD has translation MLNEVHSLGSSLVLVTKPSLQASALLQYLKSTLDISGKVQNIHRIIEETLPDSIMIFDMMEADKRLITHWQENLGRKNNGMKLVLLNTPEEYPFKDIENWPHINGVFYNNETESRLIEGLSMIMHGDCYFSHKLASYLITHSGNYRYNNAESAMLTQREREILNKLRVGASNVEIARSLFISENTVKTHLYNLFKKLAVKNRTQAVSWANDNLRR, from the coding sequence ATGTTAAATGAAGTCCATAGTTTAGGCAGTTCGCTTGTACTTGTAACAAAGCCGTCCTTACAAGCCAGCGCGCTTTTACAATATTTAAAATCGACACTGGATATTTCAGGAAAAGTACAAAACATTCATCGTATTATCGAAGAAACGTTGCCTGACAGCATCATGATCTTCGATATGATGGAAGCGGACAAAAGGCTGATTACTCACTGGCAGGAAAATTTAGGCCGGAAAAACAACGGGATGAAATTGGTATTACTCAATACACCCGAGGAATACCCTTTCAAGGACATAGAAAACTGGCCACATATCAACGGTGTCTTTTATAACAATGAAACTGAATCACGTTTAATCGAAGGATTAAGCATGATCATGCATGGCGATTGTTACTTTTCGCATAAGCTCGCCAGCTATTTGATAACACATTCAGGAAATTACCGTTACAACAATGCCGAAAGCGCAATGCTGACGCAGCGTGAACGGGAAATTCTGAATAAACTACGGGTCGGCGCGTCCAACGTGGAAATTGCCCGCTCGTTGTTCATTAGCGAAAACACCGTAAAAACCCATCTCTATAATCTTTTCAAGAAGTTAGCCGTAAAAAACCGGACCCAGGCCGTCTCCTGGGCCAATGATAATCTCAGGCGTTAA
- a CDS encoding curlin: MSMIAMVLVSGSAFAGGPSHGGGHDDGGPTLPQNSSNETVNIYQAGGNNGASVDQSGSKYADINISQQGFNNLATATQSSAYNSDINVSQTGFSNSSSNLQTGDNSTINVSQSNLFGWGGGNSSVVNQTADSSMVNVTQNGSANWANVYQH; the protein is encoded by the coding sequence ATGTCTATGATTGCAATGGTTCTTGTTTCAGGCTCTGCATTTGCGGGTGGTCCTAGCCATGGCGGCGGTCATGACGACGGCGGTCCAACCCTTCCACAAAATTCCAGCAACGAAACTGTGAATATTTACCAGGCGGGTGGTAATAACGGTGCCAGCGTAGACCAAAGCGGGTCTAAATACGCTGACATTAACATCAGCCAGCAGGGCTTTAACAACCTTGCCACGGCAACCCAGAGTAGCGCTTACAACAGCGACATTAACGTGAGCCAAACCGGCTTTAGCAACTCTTCCAGCAATCTGCAAACCGGTGATAACTCAACCATTAATGTCAGCCAGTCTAACCTGTTTGGTTGGGGCGGCGGCAACTCTTCAGTCGTGAATCAGACTGCTGACAGTTCTATGGTCAACGTGACTCAGAACGGCTCGGCTAACTGGGCGAACGTTTACCAGCATTAA
- a CDS encoding type 1 fimbrial protein has protein sequence MKTLTKRLCAVACLSSALFSGVAMAATSGAQGGVIHFVGSIVEDPCNISTGSQHIAMHCNRAGQVHTSAISFQQAATGQVVNNEAATVSMRYINPQKTLGIVTIAYR, from the coding sequence ATGAAAACCTTAACTAAACGTTTGTGTGCCGTTGCTTGTCTGTCGTCGGCATTGTTCTCTGGCGTCGCGATGGCCGCGACCTCTGGAGCGCAGGGTGGCGTCATTCATTTTGTCGGATCGATTGTCGAAGATCCGTGCAACATTTCAACCGGTTCTCAGCATATTGCCATGCACTGCAATCGTGCAGGGCAGGTGCACACTTCTGCGATTTCATTCCAACAGGCTGCCACGGGACAGGTCGTGAATAACGAGGCGGCGACCGTTAGCATGCGCTACATTAATCCTCAGAAAACGCTGGGTATCGTCACCATCGCTTACCGTTAA
- the csgE gene encoding curli production assembly/transport protein CsgE translates to MKRSLCWLAAANLLLLAPSLHAGEVEIPGIVADHTVSSVGHDFYRSFTDKWASTTRENISINERPSARWGSWITITVNQDILFQTFLFPIRREFDKTVDAAVQITQEGINKRQIDQALLKTDDLAHDEF, encoded by the coding sequence ATGAAACGTTCCCTGTGCTGGCTTGCAGCTGCAAACCTGCTGCTGCTTGCGCCCTCTCTGCATGCCGGAGAGGTGGAGATACCGGGTATCGTGGCCGACCACACTGTATCGTCAGTAGGGCACGATTTTTATCGTTCCTTTACTGACAAATGGGCCAGTACTACCCGGGAGAATATATCCATTAATGAAAGACCCAGCGCTCGCTGGGGGAGTTGGATAACAATAACTGTCAATCAGGATATTTTATTTCAGACCTTTTTATTCCCGATAAGACGGGAATTTGATAAGACCGTAGACGCAGCTGTACAAATTACTCAAGAAGGTATCAATAAACGCCAAATCGACCAGGCATTATTAAAAACGGACGATTTAGCACACGACGAATTTTAA
- a CDS encoding DUF1097 domain-containing protein, whose amino-acid sequence MNILLSLALTTGILSGLWGWVAVSLGLLSWAGFLGCTAYFACPQGGLKGLAIATATVLSGVGWALVIIHGSALAPHLEIFGYVMTGVVAFLMCLQAKQLLLSFVPGTFIGACATFAGQGDWKLVVPSLLVGLIFGYAMKNSGLWLAARSAKRQAPDNAVKQ is encoded by the coding sequence ATGAACATACTCCTCTCTCTCGCACTGACAACAGGCATTCTCTCCGGACTTTGGGGATGGGTTGCCGTGTCTCTCGGCCTGCTCAGTTGGGCGGGTTTTCTCGGCTGTACCGCTTACTTTGCCTGTCCGCAAGGTGGGCTGAAAGGCCTTGCCATTGCGACCGCCACCGTGTTGAGCGGGGTGGGGTGGGCGCTGGTGATTATCCACGGCAGCGCACTGGCACCGCATCTGGAAATCTTCGGCTACGTTATGACCGGTGTGGTTGCGTTTCTGATGTGCCTGCAAGCTAAACAGCTGCTGCTGTCGTTTGTGCCGGGCACGTTTATCGGGGCCTGCGCCACGTTTGCAGGGCAGGGCGACTGGAAGCTGGTGGTACCGTCGCTGCTGGTGGGATTGATATTTGGCTACGCGATGAAAAACAGCGGGCTGTGGCTGGCGGCACGCAGCGCCAAACGACAAGCACCGGATAACGCCGTGAAGCAATAA
- the csgG gene encoding curli production assembly/transport protein CsgG — MKRLFILLVVVLLSGCLTAPPKEAAKPTLMPRAQSYRDLTHLPSPQGKLYVSVYNIQDETGQFKPYPASNFSTAVPQSATAMLVTALKDSKWFIPLERQGLQNLLNERKIIRAAQENGTVGVNNRAPLQSLSSANVIIEGSIIGYESNVKSGGVGARYFGIGANTQYQLDQIAVNLRVINVSTGEVLSSVTTSKTILSYEVQAGVFRFIDYQRLLEGEIGYTSNEPVMLCLMSAIETGVIYLINDGIDRGLWNLQSSSESNNPILAKYRDMASPPES; from the coding sequence ATGAAGCGTTTATTTATACTTCTGGTGGTCGTCCTACTCAGTGGCTGTCTGACCGCCCCACCGAAAGAGGCGGCAAAACCGACGTTAATGCCACGGGCGCAAAGCTATCGTGACCTGACCCACCTGCCTTCTCCGCAGGGCAAGCTGTACGTTTCTGTCTACAACATTCAGGATGAAACCGGGCAATTTAAACCTTACCCGGCGAGTAACTTCTCGACGGCGGTGCCGCAAAGTGCGACGGCGATGCTGGTGACGGCGTTGAAAGATTCCAAATGGTTTATTCCACTGGAGCGTCAGGGATTACAAAACCTGCTCAACGAGCGCAAAATCATTCGTGCAGCGCAGGAAAATGGCACCGTGGGAGTAAATAACCGTGCGCCATTGCAATCGTTAAGTTCTGCAAACGTTATTATAGAAGGGTCGATTATCGGTTATGAAAGTAACGTGAAGTCCGGCGGTGTCGGGGCGCGTTATTTCGGTATCGGTGCCAATACGCAATATCAGCTTGACCAGATTGCCGTTAACCTTCGCGTGATTAACGTCAGTACCGGTGAAGTACTTTCCTCCGTCACTACCAGCAAAACCATATTGTCCTATGAAGTCCAGGCCGGGGTGTTCCGCTTTATTGATTACCAGCGTTTGCTGGAAGGCGAAATTGGGTATACCTCGAATGAACCGGTTATGTTGTGTCTGATGTCGGCGATTGAAACAGGCGTTATTTATCTGATTAACGACGGGATCGATCGTGGACTCTGGAATCTGCAAAGTTCATCAGAAAGCAACAACCCGATTCTTGCGAAATATCGCGACATGGCTTCACCGCCGGAATCCTGA
- the csgC gene encoding curli assembly chaperone CsgC: MNSLLIAVALTNSIAFNVTHQGEMYTITPQVTVTEPCQCRVSIQTMREGQGGTSNIQQSKTLSLPANQPIDLSRMQLNITQNDTVKVVVTLTDGQALHLSAQWPNGERT; encoded by the coding sequence ATGAATAGCTTACTTATTGCGGTCGCGCTCACCAATAGCATTGCCTTCAATGTGACCCATCAAGGGGAGATGTACACCATTACGCCTCAGGTCACAGTGACAGAGCCGTGCCAGTGTCGGGTGAGTATCCAGACGATGCGTGAGGGACAAGGCGGGACCAGCAACATTCAGCAGAGTAAAACGTTAAGTTTGCCCGCTAATCAACCCATTGATCTCTCACGGATGCAGTTAAATATCACTCAGAACGACACGGTAAAAGTCGTTGTCACGCTTACGGACGGGCAGGCTTTGCATCTTTCGGCGCAATGGCCCAACGGGGAAAGGACCTAG
- the csgF gene encoding curli production assembly/transport protein CsgF, protein MRIACTVALLAFIAPASWAGNMVFQFVNPNFGGNPNNGAFLLNEAQAQNSYKAPGGSDDFGYNAPSALDNFTSAIQSQLLSGLLGNVATGKPGRLVTNDFIVDIQNSNGLLTLNVTDRSTGKTSTIQVSGVQQTSTSDQ, encoded by the coding sequence ATGCGTATCGCCTGTACTGTCGCTTTGCTCGCTTTTATTGCACCAGCAAGTTGGGCCGGTAATATGGTTTTCCAGTTCGTAAACCCAAACTTCGGTGGAAACCCGAATAACGGCGCTTTTTTGCTAAATGAAGCCCAGGCGCAGAATTCCTATAAAGCACCTGGTGGGAGTGACGATTTTGGTTATAACGCGCCGTCGGCGCTGGATAACTTTACGTCAGCTATCCAGTCACAATTATTAAGTGGTCTGTTAGGAAACGTGGCTACCGGGAAACCGGGTCGCCTCGTCACTAATGACTTTATTGTCGATATACAAAACAGCAATGGCCTGCTCACGCTTAACGTGACCGACAGAAGTACGGGGAAAACCTCGACTATCCAGGTCTCCGGAGTGCAACAGACATCGACGAGTGACCAATAG